The following coding sequences are from one Nicotiana tomentosiformis chromosome 3, ASM39032v3, whole genome shotgun sequence window:
- the LOC104085259 gene encoding bidirectional sugar transporter SWEET12-like — translation MAGFSTDHWAFAFGVLGNIVSFIVFLSPMPTFYKIYKKKSAEGYQSIPYVIALFSSMLWIYYAFLKTNTTLLITINSFGVFIETIYVGFYLFYAPKKARVQTVKMLLLSVVGGFGAIVLVTQFLFKGAVRGQVVGWICLVFSLCVFVAPLGIVRKVIKTKSVEYMPLLLSVFLTLSAVMWFFYGLLLKDINIAAPNVLGFIFGILQIVLYVIYSKKEKAILKEQKLPEIQKPSVILLDENMNNKKLPELTQEQIIDIVKLSLLVCSDKVHVASCPHDNTCAATAHENTPPKLQTVEAA, via the exons ATGGCTGGTTTTTCTACAGATCACTGGGCTTTTGCTTTTGGTGTCCTTG GTAACATCGTCTCGTTCATTGTATTCCTTTCTCCAAT GCCCACGTTTTACAAAATTTACAAGAAGAAATCAGCTGAAGGTTATCAATCAATTCCATACGTGATTGCTCTATTCAGTTCCATGCTTTGGATATACTATGCATTTCTCAAGACCAACACTACACTCCTCATCACTATAAACTCCTTTGGGGTCTTCATTGAAACTATCTACGTTGGTTTCTATCTGTTCTATGCACCAAAGAAAGCCAGG GTCCAAACTGTGAAGATGCTGCTATTATCAGTGGTGGGTGGCTTTGGTGCTATTGTTCTGGTTACCCAATTTCTATTCAAAGGGGCCGTTCGTGGACAAGTGGTTGGATGGATTTGCCTTGTATTTTCCTTATGTGTGTTCGTAGCACCCTTAGGCATTGTG AGAAAAGTTATAAAAACAAAGAGTGTGGAATACATGCCATTACTCCTATCAGTGTTTCTCACATTAAGTGCTGTAATGTGGTTCTTCTATGGTCTTCTACTTAAAGACATTAACATTGCT GCACCAAACGTATTGGGATTCATCTTTGGTATTCTCCAAATAGTGCTCTACGTAATATACAGCAAAAAAGAGAAGGCAATCCTAAAGGAGCAGAAACTTCCGGAGATACAAAAGCCATCAGTCATTTTGTTGGACGAGAACATGAACAACAAGAAGCTTCCAGAACTAACACAAGAACAGATTATTGACATTGTGAAACTTAGTTTACTGGTTTGCTCAGATAAAGTACACGTAGCGTCGTGTCCACATGATAATACATGTGCAGCTACAGCTCACGAGAACACGCCGCCGAAGCTACAAACTGTGGAAGCTGCCTAA